Proteins encoded in a region of the Panicum hallii strain FIL2 chromosome 3, PHallii_v3.1, whole genome shotgun sequence genome:
- the LOC112887554 gene encoding probable auxin efflux carrier component 3b: protein MISWHDLYTVLCAVVPLYVAMILAYGSVRWWGVLTPEQCSGINRFVSVFAVPLLSFHCIAASNPYVMNLRFVAADTLQKVLVLAALAAWSCIPARGGRTRAPTIDWSITLFSLATLPNTLIMGLPLLVAMYGRYCGDLLVQVVVLQCIVWYTILLVLFEFRAARVLIAGQCPDTAASIAEVHVDPDVVSLAGSQAEAQAEVSPDGKTRLVVRRSTSRQSLAVAGTPRPSNLTGVEIYSVSSSRNATPRGSSSAHADVYAAGFAPLHSASMRMSSFGAADLFSLHSSRQHTPRASNFDEHAVRARSAAAVAPSYDPKDMPTFEWSSGASAASEVNGLPVFRGGDHRAKDVRRLVPSEEPPVGLSRAMRPEERVGSFKAEAVQDALAKLESGSTEQRQNGKDAGGENAGGAGAGGQQKAPAGVMMQLIVTMVWRRLIRNPNTYASLVGLTWSLISFRFHIAMPIIVKNSISILSDAGLGMAMFSLGLFMAMQPKIIACGNSVAAITMAIRFLFGPAVMAVTSAAVGLRGTLLCIAIVQAALPQGIVPFVFAKEYDLHAAILCTGVIFGMLVGLPIALVYYIILGFL from the exons ATGATATCGTGGCACGACCTGTACACGGTGCTGTGCGCGGTGGTGCCGCTGTACGTGGCCATGATCCTGGCGTACGGCTCCGTGCGGTGGTGGGGCGTCCTCACGCCGGAGCAGTGCTCGGGCATCAACCGCTTCGTTTCCGTCTTCGCCGTGCCGCTCCTCTCCTTCCACTGCATCGCCGCCAGCAACCCCTACGTCATGAACCTGCGCTTCGTCGCCGCCGACACGCTGCAGAAGGTCCTCGTcctcgccgcgctcgccgcctgGTCGTGCATCCCCGCGCGCGGCGGCAGGACCCGGGCGCCGACGATCGACTGGTCCATCACGCTCTTCTCCCTCGCCACGCTGCCCAACACGCTCATCATGGGCCTGCCGCTCCTCGTCGCCATGTACGGCCGCTACTGCGGGGACCTCCTGGTGCAGGTCGTCGTGCTCCAGTGCATCGTGTGGTACACGATCCTGCTCGTGCTCTTCGAGTTCCGCGCCGCGCGGGTGCTCATCGCGGGCCAGTGCCCGGACACCGCGGCGTCCATCGCAGAGGTGCACGTCGACCCGGACGTCGTGTCCCTCGCGGGAAGCCAGGCGGAGGCGCAGGCCGAGGTCTCGCCGGACGGCAAGACGCGCCTCGTCGTGCGCCGGTCAACGTCACGGCAGTCCCTGGCGGTCGCCGGGACGCCGCGGCCGTCGAACCTGACGGGCGTGGAGATATACTCGGTGAGCTCGTCACGGAACGCCACCCCTAGGGGATCCAGCTCCGCGCACGCCGACGTCTACGCCGCCGGCTTCGCGCCGCTGCACAGCGCGTCGATGCGCATGTCGAGCTTCGGCGCGGCGGATCTCTTCTCGCTGCACTCGTCGAGGCAGCACACGCCGCGGGCGTCCAACTTCGACGAGCACGCGGTCCGGGCCAGATCAGCCGCCGCGGTGGCGCCCAGCTACGACCCCAAGGACATGCCCACGTTCGAGTGGAGCTCCGGTGCTTCCGCCGCGTCGGAGGTAAACGGCTTGCCAGTGTTCCGCGGCGGCGATCACCGCGCCAAGGATGTACGCCGACTAGTCCCCTCCGAGGAGCCGCCCGTTGGCTTGTCGAGAG CGATGCGGCCCGAGGAGCGTGTCGGCAGCTTCAAGGCGGAGGCCGTGCAGGACGCGCTGGCGAAGCTGGAGTCCGGCTCGACGGAGCAGCGGCAGAACGGGAAGGATGCCGGCGGGGAgaacgccggcggcgcgggcgcgggagggCAGCAAAAGGCACCGGCCGGCGTGATGATGCAGCTCATCGTCACGATGGTGTGGCGGCGGCTGATCCGCAACCCCAACACGTACGCCAGCCTCGTCGGCCTCACTTGGTCTCTAATCTCATTCAG ATTCCACATCGCGATGCCAATCATAGTGAAGAATTCCATCTCCATACTCTCCGATGCAGGGCTAGGGATGGCCATGTTCAGCTTGG GACTCTTCATGGCCATGCAACCGAAGATAATCGCCTGCGGAAACTCGGTCGCGGCCATCACCATGGCCATCCGCTTCCTCTTCGGCCCCGCGGTCATGGCCGTCACGTCTGCCGCTGTCGGCCTCCGAGGCACGCTCCTCTGCATCGCCATTGTTCAG GCCGCTCTGCCGCAAGGAATTGTGCCTTTTGTGTTCGCCAAGGAGTACGATCTGCACGCCGCCATTCTCTGCACCGG GGTCATATTTGGCATGCTAGTCGGTCTTCCCATCGCCTTGGTCTACTATATCATCCTCGGATTTCTATGA
- the LOC112885195 gene encoding homeobox-leucine zipper protein HOX3-like produces MEFNGLGELGSGLELTIATPAPAGIDLNSFGSSGGNDGSSNENATELALVDTFNNHSQHGGQEEDALMRSGVDVEGDAGGGSFVTRTQYRKLSKEQSDELDAAFQQNSFIDKRTKEALAERLKITPKQVDVWFLNRRSRLRKQQAEEDLMQHKKKVEELTKQKDRLQRKIDKLKKRNKELKAKLKEATTPKAPPPPPPQPSPSVMLVPLPAGLNTLAGLYPGFEGKVTDMAAAAAAALNTQQGSAAAAALPSSSAPPVPPSDGRSSI; encoded by the exons ATGGAGTTCAATGGCCTCGGCGAGCTTGGTTCGGGCTTAGAGCTCACCATTGCTACCCCAGCACCAGCAGGAATCGACCTCAACTCCTTCGGATCCA GTGGTGGTAACGACGGGTCTAGCAACGAGAACGCGACGGAGCTGGCCCTCGTGGACACCTTCAATAATCACTCACAGCATGGCGGACAAGAGGAGGACGCCCTGATGAGGAGCGGCGTGGACGTGGAGGGCGATGCCGGTGGCGGGTCATTTGTGACACGCACCCAGTACAGGAAGCTCTCAAAGGAGCAGAGTGACGAGCTGGATGCAGCCTTTCAGCAAAACAGTTTCATAGACAAG AGGACGAAAGAGGCCTTGGCTGAGAGGCTCAAGATAACGCCGAAGCAGGTGGATGTCTGGTTTTTGAACCGCAGATCCAG GTTGAGGAAGCAGCAGGCTGAGGAGGACCTTATGCAGCATAAGAAGAAAGTTGAAGAACTGACCAAGCAAAAGGACCGCCTCCAGCGCAAGATAGACAAGCTCAAGAAGCGCAACAAGGAGCTAAAAGCGAAGCTTAAGGAAGCAACAACACCTaaggcaccaccaccaccaccaccacaaccaTCACCATCTGTCATGCTGGTCCCTCTCCCGGCGGGGCTTAACACACTTGCAGGACTGTACCCCGGCTTCGAGGGCAAGGTGACAGACATGGCAGCCGCGGCTGCAGCTGCCCTCAACACACAGCAAGGCAGTGCGGCCGCTGCTGCTTTACCCTCTTCTAGCGCTCCACCAGTGCCGCCTTCCGACGGCCGTTCCAGCATCTGA